A section of the Phaseolus vulgaris cultivar G19833 chromosome 8, P. vulgaris v2.0, whole genome shotgun sequence genome encodes:
- the LOC137824694 gene encoding uncharacterized protein, translating into MTVVSYYIKLKALWDELELYRSPIVCNQTKEHQIEKEEDKLMQFHMGLNDSLKTIRSNILIMNPLPNVRQAYTLIVQEETQQQMNSDPGENFSIAASVPGRSANWKQSKGKTCEHCNKPGHTIDECRTLKFHCTYCDKRGHTEDRCRIKNGTWNSNGRHGQQQRIKNNPKSSYSSATNMVNSSSLPHDSNVSDIQGFTTGQIHQLAKAIYLLNNNGKSEAFINVVGLFAHNSSINSAFTKPWILDSGTTDHIAFDSQFFTHTSSSFISNVNLPTGSTAAISSTWLHLAGLGHREDDWLG; encoded by the coding sequence ATGACAGTGGTTTCATACTACATCAAACTCAAAGCGCTGTGGGATGAACTCGAGTTATATCGTTCACCCATAGTTTGTAATCAGACAAAGGAGCACCAGATTGAGAAGGAAGAAGATAAACTGATGCAATTCCACATGGGGTTGAATGATTCGCTCAAAACAATCAGGTCCAATATTCTCATAATGAATCCTCTACCAAATGTCCGACAAGCATACACTCTGATTGTGCAAGAAGAGACACAACAACAGATGAATTCGGATCCTGGCGAGAATTTTTCAATCGCGGCATCAGTACCGGGTCGATCTGCCAATTGGAAGCAATCAAAAGGTAAGACCTGTGAACACTGTAACAAACCAGGTCATACCATAGATGAATGTCGTACTTTGAAATTTCATTGCACATACTGTGATAAAAGAGGACACACGGAAGATAGGTGTCGCATAAAAAATGGGACGTGGAACTCCAATGGGCGCCATGGTCAGCAACAGCGAATCAAAAATAACCCCAAAAGCTCTTATTCATCAGCAACAAACATGGTAAATTCCTCTTCATTACCACATGACAGCAATGTGTCCGATATACAAGGGTTCACTACCGGGCAAATTCATCAATTGGCAAAGGCTATTTACTTGCTCAACAATAATGGTAAAAGTGAAGCGTTTATAAATGTTGTAGGTCTATTTGCTCATAACTCGTCTATTAATTCTGCTTTTAcaaaaccatggattttggatagcggaacaaccgatcacattgcatttgattcacaatttttcacacacacttcatcatcatttatttcaaatgttaatctgcccacaggCTCCACTGCGGCCATCTCATCTACATGGTTGCATCTTGCAGGACTTGGCCACagggaggatgattggctcgggtaa